The following are encoded together in the Brassica napus cultivar Da-Ae chromosome A9, Da-Ae, whole genome shotgun sequence genome:
- the LOC125577880 gene encoding B3 domain-containing protein REM7-like isoform X1, which translates to METPREPHFFKPLLPGFQSGVAIPLDFYSKHIQGAEINKPWKLRSDASDQIWEVIREGRTLTKGWKEFTEAHDLRIGDIVIFKHEGDMVFHVTPFGPSCCEIQYTHPHIVKEEADADDAPTFSYDYCFLAEVTPTNQKDDKMFLPVEAMRCGALNQQCKEVKLVNKEGKSWTARFGFSESDGAYYISRGWRKFCRDNRCTNGDLFVFNVVGDGTTTPLLCVCPERKECTELLIKHFSRIDGKSSHLTCLCCLYLQCYYFASALTCVLFFYR; encoded by the exons ATGGAAACTCCCCGAGAACCTCATTTCTTCAAGCCTCTTCTTCCTGGTTTTCAAAGTGGCGTCGCAATACCACTTGACTTCTACTCAAAACACATACAAGGGGCTGAGATCAATAAACCATGGAAGCTAAGATCGGACGCTTCAGATCAAATTTGGGAggtgatccgagaaggcaggaCACTCACCAAAGGTTGGAAAGAGTTCACCGAAGCACATGATCTTCGAATCGGTGACATTGTCATCTTCAAACACGAAGGAGACATGGTCTTTCATGTGACTCCTTTTGGTCCTAGCTGTTGTGAGATTCAGTATACACATCCTCACATCGTTAAGGAAGAAGCCGACGCGGATGATGCTCCTACTTTCTCATACGACTACTGCTTCTTGGCTGAGGTTACTCCTACAAATCAAAAGGACGACAAAATG TTTCTTCCTGTGGAAGCTATGAGGTGTGGTGCTTTGAACCAACAATGCAAAGAGGTCAAACTTGTCAACAAGGAGGGAAAGTCATGGACTGCGCGCTTCGGATTTAGCGAATCAGACGGCGCATATTACATCAGCAGAGGGTGGAGAAAGTTCTGTCGTGATAACAGATGCACCAACGGAGATTTGTTTGTGTTCAACGTGGTTGGAGACGGGACGACAACTCCATTACTGTGTGTATGTCCGGAAAGGAAGGAGTGTACTGAACTACTGATCAAGCACTTCAGCAGAATCGATGGTAAGTCTTCTCATTTGACTTGTTTGTGTTGTCTATATCTTCAATGTTACTACTTTGCTTCTGCTTTAACTTGTGTTCTCTTCTTCTACAGGTAG
- the LOC106450095 gene encoding uncharacterized protein LOC106450095: protein MHTNAADSEVTSLSASSPTRSPRRPAYFVQSPSRDSHDGEKTATSFHSTPVLSPMGSPPHSHSSSSRFSKINGSKRKQHAGDRKFARIEEEGLLHDGDREEKGLPRRCYVLAFVVGFSLLFAFFSLILYAAAKPQKPKILVKSITFEQLKVQAGQDAGGIGTDMITMNATLRMMYRNTGTFFGVHVTSSPIDLSFSQITIGSGTIKKFYQSRKSQRTVIVNMIGDKTPLYGSGSTLVPPPPPAPIPIKSKKKKGPIVIVEPPAPPAPVPMRLNFTVRSHAYVLGKLVHPKFYKRIVCLINFEHKKLNKHIALTNNCTVTSV from the exons ATGCACACCAATGCAGCAGACTCCGAGGTAACAAGCCTCTCTGCTTCCTCGCCCACTAGATCTCCCCGTCGACCAGCCTACTTCGTGCAATCTCCTTCGCGTGACTCGCACGATGGAGAGAAAACCGCAACATCGTTCCACTCAACCCCCGTTCTCAGCCCGATGGGATCTCCTCCGCACTCTCACTCCTCCTCTAGCCGCTTCTCCAAGATCAACGGCTCCAAGCGCAAACAACATGCTGGAGACAGGAAGTTCGCaaggattgaagaagaaggTTTGCTCCATGATGGTGACAGAGAAGAAAAAGGTTTGCCTCGTCGTTGCTATGTTTTAGCCTTCGTTGTTGGATTCTCCTTGCTCTTCGCTTTCTTCTCTTTGATCCTTTATGCAGCTGCTAAGCCTCAGAAGCCTAAGATCTTAGTCAAG AGCATAACATTTGAGCAACTTAAGGTTCAAGCTGGACAAGATGCGGGAGGTATAGGAACCGACATGATCACGATGAACGCGACACTGAGAATGATGTACCGTAACACAGGCACATTCTTTGGTGTTCATGTTACTTCTTCTCCGATCGATCTGAGTTTCTCTCAGATCACAATTGGTTCTGGAACT ATTAAAAAATTCTACCAATCGAGGAAAAGCCAAAGAACGGTGATAGTGAATATGATTGGAGACAAGACTCCTCTCTACGGAAGTGGTTCTACCTTAGTCCCACCACCACCTCCTGCACCAATTCCAATcaagagcaagaagaagaaaggaccCATCGTGATCGTCGAACCACCAGCACCTCCTGCTCCCGTGCCGATGAGGTTAAACTTCACCGTTAGATCTCATGCTTACGTGTTGGGAAAATTAGTTCACCCCAAGTTCTACAAGAGAATCGTGTGTTTGATTAACTTCGAACACAAGAAACTCAATAAACATATTGCACTCACGAACAACTGCACCGTCACTTCTGTTTGA
- the LOC125577879 gene encoding splicing factor U2af small subunit B-like → MAEHLASIFGTEKDRVNCPFYFKIGACRHGDRCSRLHNRPTISPTLLLSNMYQRPDMITPGVDPQGQPLDPSKIQAHFEDFYEDIFEELDKFGEMESLNVCDNLADHMIGNVYVLFKEEDQAAAALKALQGRFYSGRPIIADFSPVTDFREATCRQYEEDNCNRGGYCNFMHVKQISRELRRKLFGRYRRSYRRGSRSRSRSVSPRRKRERGDVRERDRDRDRHGNGKRSSDRSERHDRDGGGGGRRRHGSPRRSRSPVVVREGSEERRARIEQWNKERDEGV, encoded by the coding sequence ATGGCGGAGCATTTAGCTTCAATCTTCGGCACGGAAAAGGACAGAGTAAACTGCCCTTTCTACTTCAAGATCGGCGCGTGCCGTCACGGCGACCGTTGCTCTCGTCTCCACAACCGCCCCACCATCTCCCCCACCCTCCTCCTCTCCAACATGTACCAGAGACCGGACATGATCACCCCCGGCGTGGACCCTCAGGGGCAGCCCTTAGACCCGAGCAAGATCCAGGCCCACTTCGAGGATTTCTACGAGGACATATTCGAGGAGCTCGACAAGTTCGGCGAGATGGAGTCTCTCAATGTCTGCGACAATCTCGCTGACCACATGATAGGCAATGTCTACGTCCTCTTCAAGGAAGAGGACCAAGCCGCCGCCGCGCTGAAGGCCCTGCAGGGGAGGTTCTATTCGGGGCGTCCCATCATTGCTGATTTCTCCCCCGTGACGGATTTTAGGGAGGCTACTTGCAGGCAGTATGAGGAGGATAACTGTAACCGCGGCGGGTATTGTAACTTTATGCACGTGAAGCAGATTTCGAGGGAGCTTAGGAGGAAGTTGTTTGGGAGGTATCGGAGGTCGTACCGGCGCGGGAGCAGGAGCAGGAGCAGGAGTGTAAGCCCGAGGCGCAAGAGAGAGCGAGGGGATGTTAGGGAGCGTGACCGTGACCGTGACCGCCATGGGAATGGGAAAAGAAGCAGTGATAGGTCGGAGAGGCATGACAgggatggtggtggtggtgggaggAGGAGACATGGTAGCCCGAGACGGAGCAGGAGCCCTGTTGTTGTGAGAGAAGGTAGCGAGGAAAGGAGGGCGAGGATTGAGCAATGGAACAAAGAACGAGATGAGGGAGTTTAA
- the LOC125577880 gene encoding B3 domain-containing protein REM9-like isoform X2 — protein sequence METPREPHFFKPLLPGFQSGVAIPLDFYSKHIQGAEINKPWKLRSDASDQIWEVIREGRTLTKGWKEFTEAHDLRIGDIVIFKHEGDMVFHVTPFGPSCCEIQYTHPHIVKEEADADDAPTFSYDYCFLAEVTPTNQKDDKMFLPVEAMRCGALNQQCKEVKLVNKEGKSWTARFGFSESDGAYYISRGWRKFCRDNRCTNGDLFVFNVVGDGTTTPLLCVCPERKECTELLIKHFSRIDGSIASTSRN from the exons ATGGAAACTCCCCGAGAACCTCATTTCTTCAAGCCTCTTCTTCCTGGTTTTCAAAGTGGCGTCGCAATACCACTTGACTTCTACTCAAAACACATACAAGGGGCTGAGATCAATAAACCATGGAAGCTAAGATCGGACGCTTCAGATCAAATTTGGGAggtgatccgagaaggcaggaCACTCACCAAAGGTTGGAAAGAGTTCACCGAAGCACATGATCTTCGAATCGGTGACATTGTCATCTTCAAACACGAAGGAGACATGGTCTTTCATGTGACTCCTTTTGGTCCTAGCTGTTGTGAGATTCAGTATACACATCCTCACATCGTTAAGGAAGAAGCCGACGCGGATGATGCTCCTACTTTCTCATACGACTACTGCTTCTTGGCTGAGGTTACTCCTACAAATCAAAAGGACGACAAAATG TTTCTTCCTGTGGAAGCTATGAGGTGTGGTGCTTTGAACCAACAATGCAAAGAGGTCAAACTTGTCAACAAGGAGGGAAAGTCATGGACTGCGCGCTTCGGATTTAGCGAATCAGACGGCGCATATTACATCAGCAGAGGGTGGAGAAAGTTCTGTCGTGATAACAGATGCACCAACGGAGATTTGTTTGTGTTCAACGTGGTTGGAGACGGGACGACAACTCCATTACTGTGTGTATGTCCGGAAAGGAAGGAGTGTACTGAACTACTGATCAAGCACTTCAGCAGAATCGATG GTAGCATTGCTTCTACCTCACGAAATTAG
- the LOC106447071 gene encoding phosphatidate phosphatase PAH2 has translation MNAVGRIGSYIYRGVGTVSGPFHPFGGAIDIIVVQQPDGSFKSSPWYVRFGKFQGALKNKRNLIKIDVNGLDSPFNMFLAHTGQAYFLRESDDVIGDSETAEVYNLSSGDEGDGDDGDDDDDKVKLPLKSKSCNYDCPSKPGILGFVFGGRSVRESKVEDGVVGSEEKMVDSDLILETPLVASPTLRYLDEKEQDFRESNNVDDYCEENAILVDNGSTSTVFSIASEGSGEVDVCVESAEPLVQDSKQEMLSVPESVESVAADQVDLWSIGTSQEGSSTGSLVQDESKITTGDDFEKSQSTSVLQPEMKEEQFSFSDLDDCKPAESNSGGSNSPHTVKVDGKEDSKVLSEAVDIERKNDVSGEEVERLVESLPIMRLHDNDDMDASPCQPMSQSFDPCSNTSKWDLREDESSSRGLDAESVAESSPNFKAFTHVIANPDVVELSFCKHLLREGMGAEAASQAFKSEKLDMETFASLGPSVLENDKLILKIGGCYFPWEAAAPIILGVVSFGTAQVYEPKGMIAVDQNEKPGDASTPEGGSWNLWPFSSRKSKNDTEVSSKDAGEPEEKQQEKPLPRPVKKMVRALAPTSEQLASLDLKEGMNTVNFTFSTNIVDARIYLWKWNARIVISDVDGTITRSDVLGQFMPLVGIDWSQTGVTHLFSAVKENGYQLMFLSARAISQASITRQFLVNLKQDGKALPDGPVVISPDGVFPSLYREVIRRAPHEFKISCLAEIRALFPPEHNPFYAGFGNRNTDEISYLEVGIPRGKIFTINPKGQVAVNRRVDTRSYTNLHALVNGMFPATTTSSEREDFNTWNFWKLPPPSFM, from the exons ATGAACGCCGTGGGTAGGATCGGGAGCTACATCTACCGAGGCGTAGGCACGGTCTCAGGTCCGTTCCACCCCTTCGGCGGCGCGATCGACATCATCGTCGTCCAGCAGCCCGACGGCTCCTTCAAATCCTCCCCCTGGTACGTCCGATTCGGCAAATTCCAAGGGGCTTTGAAGAACAAGCGCAACCTCATCAAGATCGACGTCAATGGCCTCGATTCGCCTTTCAACATGTTCTTGGCCCACACAGGCCAAGCCTATTTCCTCCGAGAATCCGATGACGTCATCGGAGACTCCGAGACCGCCGAGGTTTACAATTTATCTTCCGGCGACGAAGGTGATGGTGATGacggtgatgatgatgatgataaggtTAAGTTGCCGTTGAAGTCTAAGAGCTGTAACTATGATTGTCCTAGTAAGCCTGGGATTCTAGGGTTTGTGTTTGGTGGTAGATCGGTTAGGGAGAGCAAGGTGGAGGATGGTGTTGTTGGAAGCGAGGAGAAGATGGTGGATAGTGATTTGATATTGGAGACTCCTCTTGTTGCCTCTCCTACGTTGCGGTATTTGGATGAGAAAGAGCAGGACTTTCGTGAGAGTAACAATGTGGATGATTATTGTGAAGAGAATGCTATTCTTGTTGATAATGGTTCTACTAGTACTGTGTTCTCTATTGCTAGTGAAGGGAGTGGGGAAGTAGATGTCTGTGTGGAATCAGCCGAGCCGTTAGTACAG GATTCTAAGCAAGAAATGTTAAGTGTTCCTGAATCTGTGGAGAGTGTAGCTGCTGACCAAGTTGATTTATGGAGCATTGGCACTTCTCAAGAAGGGAGCAGTACTGGCTCTCTTGTTCAAGATGAGAGTAAAATCACCACTGGAGATGATTTTGAGAAGTCTCAGTCAACAAGCGTCCTGCAACCGGAGATGAAAGAGGAACAATTTTCATTTAGCGATCTTGACGATTGTAAACCTGCTGAGAGTAATTCTGGAGGGTCGAATTCTCCTCATACAGTAAAAGTTGATGGGAAAGAGGACTCAAAGGTCTTGTCAGAGGCGGTTGATATAGAGAGGAAAAATGATGTCTCTGGAGAAGAGGTTGAGCGGTTGGTTGAATCATTACCGATTATGCGGCTTCACGACAATGATGATATGGATGCCAGTCCTTGTCAGCCTATGAGCCAGTCATTTGACCCATGTTCCAATACTTCCAAGTgggatttgagagaagatgagtCGTCCTCGAGAGGTTTAGATGCAGAAAGCGTTGCTGAGAGTAGCCCAAACTTTAAGGCGTTCACACATGTTATCGCTAATCCTGATGTGG TCGAGCTCTCTTTCTGCAAGCACTTATTACGTGAAGGAATGGGAGCAGAAGCGGCTTCTCAAGCCTTCAAGTCAGAAAAACTGGATATGGAAACCTTTGCTTCTTTGGGCCCATCAGTGTTGGAGAATGATAAGCTAATATTGAAGATTGGTGGCTGCTATTTTCCATGGGAAGCAGCAGCTCCTATTATCTTAGGAGTGGTTTCATTTGGGACTGCCCAAGTATATGAGCCTAAGGGGATGATAGCTGTTGACCAGAATGAGAAACCTGGTGATGCATCAACTCCGGAGGGGGGAAGCTGGAATCTTTGGCCTTTCTCTTCGAGAAAATCAAAGAACGATACTGAAGTCTCTTCTAAAGACGCTGGTGAACCTGAGGAGAAACAACAAGAGAAGCCGCTGCCAAGACCAGTTAAAAAGATGGTCAGGGCATTAGCTCCAACTTCTGAACAATTGGCTTCTCTAGACCTGAAAGAAGGGATGAATACTGTGAATTTCACTTTCTCCACCAATATT GTAGACGCGAGGATTTACTTATGGAAATGGAATGCTCGGATAGTTATCTCAGATGTAGATGGTACCATCACAAG ATCGGATGTCTTAGGCCAGTTTATGCCTTTGGTTGGAATAGATTGGTCGCAAACAGGTGTTACACACTTGTTTTCTGCTGTTAAG GAAAACGGATATCAGTTGATGTTTTTAAGTGCACGAGCGATTTCTCAGGCCTCAATCACAAGACAGTTTCTAGTTAATCTCAAGCAG GATGGGAAAGCATTGCCGGATGGGCCTGTTGTTATATCTCCTGATGGCGTCTTTCCTTCTTTGTATCGTGAAG TAATTAGAAGAGCACCTCATGAATTCAAGATTTCTTGCTTGGCG GAGATACGAGCGTTGTTTCCTCCTGAACACAACCCATTCTATGCTGGTTTTGGAAACAGAAATACGGATGAGATAAGCTACCTTGAAGTCGGAATCCCCCGGGGAAAGATCTTCACTATTAACCCCAAG GGGCAAGTAGCTGTGAATCGTAGGGTGGATACAAGGTCATACACAAATCTTCATGCTCTTGTCAATGGAATGTTCCCAGCTACAACAACCTCCTCAGAACGG GAGGACTTTAACACATGGAATTTCTGGAAACTGCCTCCTCCATCGTTTATGtga
- the LOC106447074 gene encoding inositol-pentakisphosphate 2-kinase gives MILEEKDASDWIYRGEGGANLVLAYAASSPLFVGKVIRIQKAPKADKANKAVNGAASVLTTDEQLLWRENKELVSSPNKEVVEQIYVKDVIIPLLGPKHIDPGVRVSVSKEFLESVDKKVTKQRPLWRVNAANVDTSHDSALILNDHSLFSQGISSGDCLSVEIKPKCGFLPTSRFISEENKLKRRVSRFKMHQILKLEQNEISEVSEYDPLDLFSGSKDRVSKAAKALYSIPQNNFRVFLNGSLVLGGSGESTGRTSPETAQTFEEALRGFIQSNDGLRTKCFLQLVSDTVYDSGVLDKLLEVQKLDKLDIEGAIHCYYNIINQPCPICKEAGTLEEEEASLHCLPLDESLKIVKEYLIAATAKDCSLMISFRLRNEWDDSAPSCDAVCLKSTNQTFDYKVHFIDLSMKPLKRMEAYYKLDNKIISFYTRKQKGEEQVGDPKRSDS, from the exons ATGATTCTGGAGGAGAAAGATGCATCCGATTGGATCTACCGAGGCGAAGGAGGTGCCAATCTCGTCCTCGCCTACGCTGCCTCCTCTCCTCTCTTC GTGGGGAAAGTGATTCGCATACAGAAGGCTCCTAAGGCTGATAAAGCCAACAAAGCTGTGAATGGTGCTGCGTCTGTTTTAACAACCGATGAACAGCTTCTGTGGAGGGAAAACAAGGAGCTCGTTTCATCACCAAACAAGGAAGTTGTTGAACAAATATATGTAAAAGATGTGATCATCCCACTCTTGGGTCCTAAACATATAGACCCCGGA GTGCGTGTTTCTGTGTCCAAGGAGTTTCTTGAGTCTGTTGATAAGAAAGTTACTAAGCAGCGTCCGCTTTGGCGTGTCAATGCAGCTAATGTTGATACTAGTCATGACTCTGCTCTTATTTTGAATGATCACTCACTTTTCTCTCAAG GGATTTCTAGTGGTGACTGCTTAAGTGTTGAAATAAAG CCCAAATGCGGATTTCTTCCAACCTCAAGGTTCATCAGTGAAgaaaacaaactcaaaagacGCGTCAGCCGTTTCAAAATGCACCAAATCCTTAAGTTGGAACAAAACGAG ATATCTGAAGTAAGTGAATATGATCCTCTTGATCTGTTCTCAGGATCCAAAGATAGAGTCTCCAAAGCTGCAAAAGCCTTATACTCCATCCCACAGAATAACTTCCGCGTGTTCTTGAACGGTTCTCTCGTGTTAGGCGGTTCTGGCGAAAGCACTGGAAGAACCAGCCCTGAAACTGCACAGACCTTTGAGGAAGCACTCAGAGGCTTCATCCAATCAAACGATGGTCTTAGGACAAAATGCTTTCTTCAGCTGGTATCTGATACTGTGTATGATTCAGGAGTGCTCGATAAGCTTCTCGAAGTTCAGAAGCTGGATAAATTAGACATTGAAGGAGCGATTCATTGTTATTACAATATAATCAACCAGCCTTGTCCTATATGTAAAGAAGCTGGAacgttggaggaggaggaggcgtcTCTGCATTGTTTACCTTTAGATGAAAGCTTGAAGATCGTCAAGGAGTATCTGATTGCTGCAACTGCTAAGGACTGTAGTCTTATGATCAGTTTTCGATTGAGGAATGAATGGGATGATTCAGCACCTTCTTGTGATGCCGTCTGTCTAAAATCGACAAATCAGACGTTTGATTACAAG GTACATTTCATTGATTTAAGCATGAAACCATTGAAGAGAATGGAGGCGTACTATAAACTGGATAACAAGATAATTAGCTTCTACACTCGGAAGCAGAAGGGAGAAGAACAAGTCGGCGATCCAAAACGTTCAGATAGCTAA